Proteins from one Natrinema salinisoli genomic window:
- a CDS encoding SRPBCC family protein produces the protein MNQVEVFVEIDAPPAVVWEALLSFDTYPEWDPIGRTIEGVVVDTETRRSRDVASEFSRLIDGPTAITVEPHRRLAWLARLVVPFALDRYHEFHLEPIDGDGSDGPQSTSESRSEDGRRTRLLQRETVRGAFVPFMFDEVRVEGAFIEMNEAIAARAERRASATA, from the coding sequence CTGAACCAGGTCGAGGTCTTCGTCGAGATCGATGCACCACCGGCGGTCGTCTGGGAGGCCCTCCTCTCCTTCGACACCTATCCCGAATGGGATCCGATCGGCCGGACGATCGAGGGGGTCGTGGTCGATACCGAAACCCGTCGAAGCAGGGATGTCGCGTCCGAGTTCAGTCGGCTCATCGACGGACCCACGGCCATCACCGTCGAACCACACAGACGGCTCGCCTGGCTCGCTCGACTTGTGGTTCCCTTCGCGCTCGATCGCTACCACGAGTTCCACCTCGAGCCGATCGACGGTGACGGATCCGACGGACCGCAATCCACGTCGGAATCGCGGTCCGAAGACGGTCGGCGGACGCGGTTGCTCCAGCGGGAGACCGTCCGCGGTGCGTTCGTTCCGTTCATGTTCGACGAGGTTCGCGTGGAAGGTGCGTTCATCGAAATGAACGAGGCCATCGCGGCCCGTGCGGAACGACGTGCGAGCGCGACCGCCTGA
- the dps gene encoding DNA protection during starvation protein: protein MSDDKPHAGGNVDAGDTSERVGMAVLRERGLDPEELREKLIDAIGAEFTTYYYYTNLRMHLAGHEDYKEITEDARLEDRAHFELVAPRVYELGGHLPNDIRDFADRASCPDAEVPVPYDDEGGRLDITDLTAEDVLEVLLEAERCAIRTWSEICDMTHGKDPRTYDMASRILQEEIEHEAWFVELLSMERDGEINPAGHFVRGEPGDAPYSTNRRFNDSA from the coding sequence ATGTCCGACGACAAACCACACGCCGGAGGCAACGTCGATGCAGGGGACACGAGCGAACGGGTCGGAATGGCGGTACTTCGCGAACGCGGGCTCGACCCCGAGGAACTGCGCGAGAAACTGATCGATGCGATCGGCGCCGAGTTCACCACCTATTACTACTACACGAACCTCCGAATGCACCTCGCCGGGCACGAGGATTACAAGGAGATCACCGAGGACGCCCGTCTCGAGGACCGGGCGCACTTCGAACTCGTCGCGCCGCGGGTGTACGAACTCGGCGGCCATCTGCCCAACGACATCCGCGACTTCGCCGACCGGGCGTCCTGTCCGGACGCGGAAGTACCCGTCCCGTACGACGACGAGGGCGGTCGTCTCGACATCACCGACCTCACGGCCGAGGACGTCCTCGAGGTCCTGCTCGAGGCCGAGCGCTGTGCGATTCGGACGTGGTCGGAGATCTGCGACATGACCCACGGGAAGGACCCGCGGACTTACGACATGGCTTCGCGCATCCTGCAGGAGGAGATCGAACACGAGGCGTGGTTCGTCGAACTCCTCTCGATGGAACGGGACGGCGAGATCAACCCCGCCGGCCACTTCGTCCGGGGCGAACCCGGCGACGCGCCGTACTCGACGAACCGCCGGTTCAACGACAGCGCGTGA
- a CDS encoding DUF7405 family protein, whose translation MNGSDRGLSRRAFVRSAVAIGGSSALSACLQREDVEDVPQASLAPDELPSRQHAWNDYLSTDDHGNVEPPEHHLLLALDYVGDGPAAADGEREQLEAAFRTLERAYERGNGGLAFAIGYGPTYFDRFDASLPEDVDLPHPEALAPIEDPKIDEYDALVHLASDYGHVTLSAEEALKGELEDLNGIEVEGTFDGVFDVAERRTGFIGPGLPAERQSGVSGIPDGDPVPEDAPLFMGFKSGFRKTQASEDRVTIRDGPFAGGTTIHLSKIELHLHQWYEQDSREQRVAKMFSPTHAKEDLVEGVGNNLGDSSRVAEVGGSAAEDARSEGTVGHAQKAARAREDGEPIVLRRDFDSTDDDRAAVHFLSLQRSIADFVKTRRAMTGTDLTEGSVGSRTNNGILQYISVRNRANYLVPPRNRRALPEPNPA comes from the coding sequence ATGAACGGTTCGGATCGCGGGCTCTCCCGTCGCGCGTTCGTCCGCAGTGCAGTCGCCATCGGCGGTTCGAGCGCACTCTCCGCTTGCCTCCAGCGCGAAGACGTCGAGGACGTCCCACAGGCCTCGCTCGCCCCCGACGAACTTCCCAGTCGGCAACACGCCTGGAACGACTACCTCTCGACGGACGACCACGGCAACGTCGAGCCGCCCGAACACCACCTCCTGCTCGCCCTCGACTACGTCGGCGACGGCCCGGCAGCCGCCGACGGCGAACGCGAACAACTCGAGGCCGCCTTCCGAACCCTCGAGCGGGCGTACGAGCGCGGAAACGGAGGACTGGCGTTCGCGATCGGCTACGGTCCCACGTACTTCGATCGCTTCGACGCCAGCCTTCCCGAGGACGTCGACCTCCCTCACCCCGAAGCGCTCGCGCCGATCGAGGACCCGAAAATCGACGAGTACGACGCGCTCGTCCACCTGGCGAGCGACTACGGCCACGTGACGCTGAGCGCGGAGGAAGCTCTGAAAGGGGAACTCGAGGACCTGAACGGGATCGAGGTTGAGGGCACGTTCGACGGCGTCTTCGACGTCGCGGAGCGCCGAACGGGATTCATCGGTCCCGGCCTCCCCGCAGAACGCCAGTCCGGCGTCAGCGGTATTCCGGACGGCGACCCCGTCCCGGAAGACGCGCCGCTGTTCATGGGGTTCAAATCGGGATTCAGGAAGACGCAGGCTAGCGAAGACCGGGTAACGATTCGGGACGGGCCCTTCGCCGGCGGGACGACGATCCACCTCTCGAAGATCGAGCTTCACCTCCACCAGTGGTACGAACAGGACAGCCGCGAGCAGCGCGTCGCAAAGATGTTCTCACCGACCCACGCCAAGGAGGACCTCGTCGAGGGCGTCGGGAACAACCTCGGGGACTCGAGCCGCGTCGCCGAGGTCGGTGGCAGTGCGGCCGAGGACGCCCGGAGCGAGGGAACGGTCGGCCACGCCCAGAAGGCAGCTCGAGCGCGCGAGGACGGCGAGCCGATCGTCCTGCGGCGAGACTTCGACTCCACCGACGACGATCGAGCGGCCGTCCACTTCCTCTCCCTCCAGCGCTCGATCGCGGACTTCGTGAAGACGCGGCGGGCGATGACCGGAACCGACCTCACCGAAGGTTCGGTCGGGTCGCGGACGAACAACGGGATCCTCCAGTACATCAGCGTTCGCAACCGGGCGAACTACCTCGTGCCGCCGCGGAACCGTCGCGCCTTGCCCGAGCCGAACCCGGCGTAG
- a CDS encoding DUF393 domain-containing protein, translating to MTEPRFTGILIHDGDCPFCSAASTAMRQLEGVGAVPWDEPAAQAFLEAQFGEIPFALFFVDIEAETVWAGRAAATELCERAGMPVLVRDIVDENYERVADAIRFVSSTDREIDPYHDAYPLADDAAALFDDLAATGNRTHVPGA from the coding sequence ATGACCGAGCCGCGGTTCACCGGCATCCTGATTCACGACGGCGACTGTCCCTTCTGTTCGGCCGCGTCGACCGCGATGCGGCAACTCGAGGGCGTCGGCGCCGTCCCCTGGGACGAGCCGGCTGCACAGGCCTTCCTCGAGGCGCAGTTCGGCGAGATTCCCTTCGCGCTGTTCTTCGTCGATATCGAGGCGGAGACCGTCTGGGCGGGCCGGGCCGCCGCGACCGAACTGTGCGAGCGGGCCGGGATGCCGGTGCTCGTTCGGGATATCGTCGACGAGAACTACGAACGGGTCGCGGATGCGATCAGATTCGTCTCGAGCACTGATCGGGAGATCGACCCCTATCACGACGCATATCCGCTGGCCGACGACGCAGCGGCGCTGTTCGACGACCTTGCAGCTACCGGGAATCGGACGCACGTGCCGGGTGCCTGA
- a CDS encoding 2Fe-2S iron-sulfur cluster-binding protein, which produces MTDPTTWDVELRVPEGADMDAAGESRTIEVSEDESILAAARAADIWLSADCQQGWCITCGAKLISGEVDHSQAKRYYPEDDAANFVLTCVARPRADCVIEVERYDELLRHRADHDRPPGRSKLG; this is translated from the coding sequence GTGACGGACCCCACTACGTGGGACGTCGAACTTCGCGTCCCCGAGGGTGCCGATATGGACGCCGCCGGCGAGTCCAGGACGATCGAGGTCAGCGAGGACGAATCCATCCTCGCGGCAGCCCGCGCTGCGGATATCTGGCTTTCGGCGGACTGTCAGCAGGGCTGGTGTATCACCTGCGGCGCGAAACTCATCTCCGGCGAGGTCGATCACAGTCAGGCCAAGCGCTACTACCCGGAGGACGACGCAGCGAACTTCGTCCTCACCTGCGTCGCTCGCCCCCGCGCCGATTGCGTCATCGAAGTCGAACGGTACGACGAACTGCTCCGGCACCGGGCCGACCACGACAGGCCGCCAGGTCGGTCGAAGCTCGGCTAA
- a CDS encoding alcohol dehydrogenase catalytic domain-containing protein, translating into MRAAAFTDLIGPEGVSLIDRPDPKPGPGEAVVDVDACGINRHDLFILEGDSAMVDADDLPFVTGLDVAGVVGEVGADVRGIEPGDRVVLCPNQTCGTCRFCREGPENTCERFSLYHGGLAESARVRADRLIPLPDGVDTTTAAAIPTAYMTAFHMLRRAEVGPGDLVFVPGATGGVGVATVQLAAVFGAETIGTSSSATKLERVRELGLDHGIESTAIDEIRTGVEAIGTPDAVINHLGGEFTELGQSVLRRGGTMAICGRTAGNESTIDISNLFLGHKRVVGSTMGTQDDLRRLVDLVGDGEVAPEIDRTYALEDTGDAFAAMQDRESVGKIVVEP; encoded by the coding sequence ATGCGAGCAGCAGCCTTCACCGACCTGATCGGCCCCGAGGGAGTGAGCCTCATCGACCGACCCGACCCCAAGCCCGGTCCCGGCGAGGCGGTGGTCGACGTCGACGCGTGCGGTATCAATCGCCACGACCTCTTCATCCTCGAGGGGGACTCGGCGATGGTCGACGCCGACGACCTGCCGTTCGTTACGGGACTCGACGTGGCCGGCGTCGTCGGCGAGGTCGGCGCCGACGTTCGCGGTATAGAGCCCGGCGACAGGGTGGTCCTCTGTCCGAACCAGACCTGTGGAACCTGTCGGTTCTGTCGCGAAGGCCCGGAGAACACCTGTGAACGGTTCTCCCTGTATCACGGCGGGCTCGCGGAGTCCGCCCGCGTCCGGGCCGATCGCCTGATTCCGTTACCGGACGGCGTCGACACGACGACCGCCGCAGCGATTCCGACGGCGTACATGACCGCGTTCCACATGCTCCGGCGGGCCGAGGTCGGGCCGGGCGACCTGGTCTTCGTCCCCGGCGCGACGGGCGGCGTCGGCGTCGCCACCGTCCAGCTCGCGGCCGTCTTCGGTGCCGAGACGATCGGGACGTCCTCCTCGGCGACGAAACTCGAGCGCGTCCGCGAGCTCGGACTCGATCACGGGATCGAATCGACGGCGATCGATGAGATCCGCACGGGAGTCGAGGCGATCGGAACGCCGGACGCAGTCATCAATCACCTCGGTGGCGAGTTCACCGAACTCGGTCAGTCGGTACTGCGCCGCGGCGGGACGATGGCGATCTGCGGTCGCACGGCCGGCAACGAGTCGACGATCGACATCTCGAACCTCTTCCTCGGCCACAAGCGCGTCGTCGGCTCCACGATGGGCACCCAGGACGACCTCCGGCGGCTCGTCGATCTCGTAGGCGACGGCGAGGTGGCGCCCGAAATCGATCGGACGTACGCGCTCGAGGACACCGGCGACGCCTTCGCGGCGATGCAAGACCGGGAGAGCGTCGGCAAGATCGTCGTGGAGCCGTAA
- a CDS encoding NAD-dependent epimerase/dehydratase family protein encodes MTNIAITGAAGNVGREAVDAFPSDDHELALFSHSETEDLDATPLEITDREEFLDALEDQDVLIHLAANPSPRAEWDEVRGPNVDGVYNAFAAAAENGLERVVFASSNHAVNMKNTVSGIRPESTVGSPEIVRPDEPTDPDTYYGVTKVFGEAMGSYYAKRHGFEVVTLRIGWLLTRDELRQECADRDGAGERYARAMWLSPGDCRRVLNAAATATIGGSPLIAHGISDNSERFLSLAETMRNLNYRPRDDAEAVLGDESDGRDGLETT; translated from the coding sequence ATGACGAATATCGCCATTACCGGCGCGGCAGGGAACGTCGGCAGGGAAGCCGTCGACGCGTTTCCGTCCGACGACCACGAGCTCGCGCTCTTCTCCCACAGCGAAACCGAGGACCTCGATGCAACGCCCCTCGAGATCACCGACAGAGAGGAATTTCTGGACGCCCTCGAGGACCAAGACGTGCTCATTCACCTCGCGGCTAACCCGTCTCCACGAGCCGAGTGGGACGAGGTTCGAGGGCCGAACGTCGACGGCGTCTACAACGCCTTCGCGGCCGCGGCGGAGAACGGGCTCGAGCGGGTGGTCTTCGCGAGTTCGAACCACGCGGTCAATATGAAAAACACCGTCTCGGGGATCCGGCCGGAGTCGACCGTCGGCAGTCCCGAGATCGTCCGGCCGGACGAGCCGACCGATCCCGACACCTACTACGGCGTCACGAAGGTCTTCGGCGAGGCGATGGGATCGTACTACGCGAAGCGACACGGGTTCGAAGTGGTGACCCTGCGGATCGGCTGGCTGCTCACCCGGGACGAACTCCGGCAGGAGTGTGCGGACCGGGACGGTGCCGGCGAGCGCTACGCCCGCGCGATGTGGCTCAGTCCCGGTGACTGCCGACGAGTGCTCAACGCCGCCGCGACGGCTACCATCGGGGGATCGCCGCTGATCGCACACGGCATCTCGGATAACTCCGAACGGTTCCTCTCGCTCGCCGAGACTATGCGCAACCTCAACTATCGGCCGCGGGACGACGCCGAAGCCGTGTTAGGCGACGAATCGGACGGTCGGGACGGCCTCGAAACGACCTGA
- a CDS encoding DUF7535 family protein, with amino-acid sequence MSVKVSESTGYGPNTQMSLFGYIMAAILVIVLLPVLPVIAVVWLLWKVFVADEEIEHSFEDWRRESGRSRSDRLEAAATEDAETDAEDAETDGEESDPEEADAEDVDAGGENGADQKTAES; translated from the coding sequence ATGTCAGTCAAGGTGTCCGAGTCGACGGGCTACGGGCCGAACACGCAGATGTCGTTGTTCGGTTATATCATGGCCGCGATACTCGTTATCGTCTTGCTCCCAGTGTTGCCCGTCATCGCCGTCGTGTGGCTTCTCTGGAAGGTATTCGTCGCGGACGAAGAGATCGAACACAGCTTCGAGGACTGGCGTCGCGAATCCGGCCGGAGCAGGTCCGACCGGCTCGAGGCCGCAGCGACCGAGGACGCCGAGACCGATGCTGAAGACGCCGAGACCGATGGCGAAGAATCCGATCCCGAAGAAGCCGACGCCGAAGACGTCGACGCTGGCGGTGAAAACGGCGCAGATCAGAAGACGGCGGAATCGTAA
- a CDS encoding glutathione S-transferase family protein: protein MNMLVNGEWRTDAYESTDDDGSFERQTTPFRDEIRDDPDARFQPESGRYHLYVSYACPWAHRTLVTRALKGLEDAISVSIVDPYRDDDGWQFTPEKEGCTRDHIRDADYLRELYVAADPDATCRVTVPVLWDTHEETIVNNESREIMRMLDTEFDDVASRDVDLYPEGYREDVDRIIDEIYEPINNGVYRAGFATKQAPYDAAIDDLFSALDHWDEVLADQRYLAGDRLTEADIAMFTTLVRFDNVYHTHFMCNVQYVREYDNLWPYLRDLYQTPGVAGTVDMDHIREHYYTTHPDVNPHRIVARGPDLDFEAPHGRDELSGGPPSDVGRAANADD, encoded by the coding sequence ATGAATATGCTCGTCAACGGCGAATGGCGGACCGACGCGTACGAATCGACTGACGACGACGGCTCGTTCGAACGCCAGACGACCCCCTTCCGGGACGAAATCCGGGACGACCCCGACGCTCGGTTCCAACCCGAGTCGGGACGATACCACCTCTACGTCTCCTACGCGTGCCCCTGGGCACACCGGACGCTCGTGACGCGGGCGCTGAAAGGGCTCGAGGACGCGATCTCCGTCTCGATCGTCGATCCGTACCGCGACGACGACGGCTGGCAGTTCACGCCCGAAAAGGAGGGCTGTACGCGGGATCACATCCGTGACGCCGACTACCTGCGGGAACTGTACGTGGCGGCGGATCCGGACGCGACCTGTCGGGTGACGGTGCCGGTCCTCTGGGACACGCACGAGGAGACCATCGTCAACAACGAGTCCAGGGAGATCATGCGGATGCTCGACACCGAATTCGATGACGTCGCCTCTCGAGACGTGGATCTCTACCCCGAGGGCTATCGGGAGGACGTCGACCGAATCATCGACGAGATCTACGAGCCGATCAACAACGGCGTCTACCGCGCCGGGTTCGCCACGAAGCAGGCTCCGTACGACGCGGCGATCGACGACCTCTTTTCGGCGCTCGACCACTGGGACGAGGTGCTGGCCGACCAGCGTTACCTCGCGGGCGATCGGCTGACCGAGGCCGACATCGCGATGTTCACGACGCTCGTCCGGTTCGACAACGTCTACCACACTCACTTCATGTGCAACGTCCAGTACGTCCGCGAGTACGACAATCTCTGGCCGTACCTGCGCGACCTGTATCAGACGCCGGGCGTGGCTGGGACCGTGGATATGGACCACATCAGGGAACACTACTACACGACCCACCCCGACGTGAACCCCCACCGGATCGTCGCCCGCGGCCCCGATCTGGACTTCGAAGCGCCTCACGGCCGTGACGAGCTGTCCGGCGGCCCGCCCTCGGACGTCGGTCGGGCGGCCAACGCCGACGATTAA
- a CDS encoding calcium/sodium antiporter, translated as MVLVGDVVLLGVAVIALWIGARTLVTGASRLASAAGISALVIGLTVVAFGTSAPEVVVSTGAALEGQGDVSVGNVVGSNVFNLGVILGLVAVIAPFRVMETLLRRDALAMAASTVVAAVVLADGIVSRLDGAILLALLGCYLGALWVAIRRENDGVGGSESSDGSGSAPDARDRTEVRFGLEGGRVLAGLVLVIVGGRVLVDSAVGLALAAGVSEWAIGATVVAAGTSIPELVTSVVAARRGDTGIAAGNVVGSNVFNVLGVLGIAAVARPLTVDPAVFVGLVWLGVLTAFATAVLATGRRLTRLEGVLLVILGAGYSAVSLLG; from the coding sequence ATGGTACTCGTCGGAGACGTCGTCCTGCTCGGTGTCGCTGTCATCGCGCTGTGGATCGGTGCGCGGACGCTCGTCACCGGCGCCTCGAGACTCGCCAGCGCGGCCGGGATATCAGCGCTCGTGATCGGCCTCACCGTCGTCGCCTTCGGCACCTCCGCGCCCGAGGTCGTCGTCTCCACCGGGGCCGCGCTCGAGGGCCAGGGCGACGTCTCGGTGGGAAACGTCGTCGGCTCGAACGTCTTCAACCTCGGCGTGATCCTCGGGCTCGTCGCCGTTATCGCGCCGTTTCGCGTGATGGAGACGCTCCTCCGACGCGACGCGCTCGCGATGGCCGCGTCGACGGTCGTCGCGGCCGTCGTCCTCGCCGACGGCATCGTTTCGCGGCTCGACGGAGCGATCCTCCTCGCACTGCTGGGGTGCTATCTCGGTGCGCTCTGGGTCGCGATTCGTCGGGAGAACGACGGCGTCGGAGGGTCCGAGTCGTCCGACGGGTCGGGGTCCGCTCCCGACGCCCGCGATCGAACCGAGGTCCGATTCGGGCTCGAGGGCGGACGCGTCCTCGCCGGTCTCGTCCTCGTCATCGTCGGGGGGCGCGTATTGGTCGATTCTGCGGTCGGGCTCGCGCTCGCCGCCGGCGTCTCGGAGTGGGCGATCGGCGCGACCGTCGTCGCGGCCGGCACTTCGATTCCGGAGCTCGTGACCTCCGTCGTGGCCGCCCGTCGCGGTGACACGGGTATTGCCGCAGGGAACGTCGTCGGCTCGAACGTCTTCAACGTCCTCGGCGTACTGGGGATCGCCGCAGTCGCCCGGCCGCTGACCGTCGACCCCGCCGTTTTCGTCGGGTTGGTGTGGCTGGGCGTCCTGACCGCGTTCGCGACGGCCGTGCTCGCGACCGGGCGACGATTGACTCGCCTCGAGGGCGTTCTGCTCGTGATCCTCGGCGCGGGCTACTCGGCCGTGAGCCTGCTGGGTTGA
- a CDS encoding DNA methyltransferase, whose product MADDGDRHRQSRLFTDDDGDFDADRAREESLPVEDGEVIDTDDLADHQRYVEGRGIYDERNRVNDLTGKEWKYATKSVIAESYPPAVQHELRSEHGGQKPPRLCAELIGRFSKAGDTVLDPFAGVGGTLLGASFCEHEGTGRRDAIGFERTERWIEIYREVLEAENEERRARGEPPLAEQEMRHGDCAELIDDVADDSVDLLLTDVPYWHMDELEQTRNERETRESKLGSFDGAADADGAATDIDDADSGPDSGEEAGERQTKAEWLAEMGEKFDRFTDAVAPDGHVVVFIGDMYREQSYEFLSADLARAIESNAPLTLAANLIWYDPSKDLHVYGYPFSFVPSMVHQNVLVFRLEDDAADEQESRSSPV is encoded by the coding sequence ATGGCAGACGACGGGGATCGACACCGCCAGAGCCGCCTGTTCACGGACGACGACGGCGATTTCGACGCCGATCGGGCACGGGAGGAGTCCCTCCCGGTCGAGGACGGCGAGGTGATCGATACCGACGACCTGGCCGACCATCAGCGCTACGTCGAGGGACGCGGGATCTACGACGAGCGTAATCGAGTGAACGATCTCACGGGCAAGGAGTGGAAGTACGCCACGAAGTCCGTGATCGCCGAGAGCTATCCGCCCGCCGTCCAGCACGAGCTGCGCAGCGAGCACGGCGGCCAGAAACCGCCGCGACTCTGTGCGGAGCTGATCGGCCGGTTCAGCAAGGCCGGCGATACAGTCCTCGACCCCTTCGCGGGCGTCGGCGGCACCCTGCTGGGCGCGAGTTTCTGCGAACACGAGGGGACCGGCCGCCGGGACGCGATCGGCTTCGAACGTACGGAACGCTGGATCGAGATCTACCGGGAGGTCCTCGAGGCGGAAAACGAGGAGCGCCGCGCCCGCGGCGAGCCGCCGCTAGCCGAACAGGAGATGCGACACGGCGACTGTGCCGAGTTGATCGACGACGTGGCCGACGATTCCGTCGACCTCCTGCTGACCGACGTCCCCTACTGGCACATGGACGAACTCGAGCAGACGCGAAACGAGCGCGAGACGCGTGAGAGCAAGCTGGGGTCGTTCGACGGAGCTGCCGACGCCGACGGCGCTGCGACGGATATCGACGACGCGGACTCCGGGCCCGATTCGGGCGAGGAGGCCGGCGAGCGGCAGACGAAAGCCGAGTGGCTCGCCGAGATGGGCGAAAAATTCGATCGCTTTACCGACGCCGTTGCGCCGGACGGCCACGTCGTCGTCTTCATCGGCGACATGTATCGCGAACAGTCCTACGAGTTCCTCTCGGCCGATCTCGCGCGTGCGATCGAATCGAACGCACCGCTGACGCTCGCGGCGAACCTGATCTGGTACGATCCCTCGAAGGACCTCCACGTCTACGGCTACCCGTTCTCCTTCGTCCCCTCGATGGTCCACCAGAACGTCCTCGTCTTTCGCCTCGAGGACGACGCTGCAGACGAGCAGGAGTCTCGATCGAGCCCCGTCTGA
- a CDS encoding potassium channel family protein — protein sequence MRFVIVGYGRVGSRTATILDEEGHEVVIVDNDADRVERATNAGLETVRGDGSDEDVLVDAGIETADAIGAFTPDLNANFAACMVGTHHGCRTVLRIDEDYREDIYEKYAEEVDEIIYPERLGAAGAKTALLGGDFNVVADLATNLQLTVLEIQEGSPAVGKRMSELELPESARIYAHGRARESLTIPLPGTQLEVGDEVAVITETDRAAEVRSALLPATA from the coding sequence ATGAGGTTTGTCATCGTGGGATACGGTCGGGTTGGCTCGCGGACCGCGACGATCCTCGACGAGGAGGGTCACGAGGTAGTCATCGTCGACAACGACGCGGACCGCGTCGAGCGCGCCACCAACGCGGGCCTCGAGACGGTCCGGGGAGACGGGTCGGACGAAGACGTGCTCGTCGATGCCGGGATCGAGACCGCCGACGCGATCGGCGCGTTCACGCCGGACCTCAACGCCAACTTCGCGGCCTGCATGGTCGGCACCCACCACGGCTGCCGGACCGTCCTGCGGATCGACGAGGATTACCGGGAGGACATCTACGAGAAGTACGCGGAGGAGGTCGACGAAATCATCTACCCCGAACGGCTCGGTGCTGCGGGCGCGAAGACCGCCCTCCTCGGCGGGGACTTCAACGTCGTCGCGGACCTCGCCACGAACCTCCAGTTGACCGTTCTCGAGATCCAGGAGGGGTCCCCGGCGGTCGGTAAACGGATGAGCGAACTCGAACTCCCGGAATCGGCGCGGATCTACGCTCACGGCCGCGCACGCGAATCGCTGACGATCCCGCTTCCGGGCACCCAACTCGAGGTCGGCGACGAGGTCGCCGTCATCACCGAGACGGACCGCGCAGCGGAGGTCCGATCGGCGCTATTGCCCGCGACTGCCTGA